A part of Ammospiza caudacuta isolate bAmmCau1 chromosome 7, bAmmCau1.pri, whole genome shotgun sequence genomic DNA contains:
- the METTL18 gene encoding histidine protein methyltransferase 1 homolog yields the protein MDFQFNFAVDENENSEADAHFLLLCSPEQKQESTHKSRENADLAAKPSPKLAAAKHQDEAALKKNLCVKAAKEHSIPQDLNKVLENKVMETVLGLSHVKLSVVERTCSGDADSEGIVSKSVSSHSDLIPGVYEGGLKIWECTFDLMDYLTEAEIEFTNKTVLDLGCGAGLLGIVALQGEAARVHFQDYNSTVIDEITLPNVVANCISEGRSGKDRKASNPPSKRPRKAESSPDVLSRCRFFSGEWSQVSQLLSNSKPCLKYDVILTSETIYNPDYYSALHDTLAQLLDANGRVYLASKVHYFGVGGGVSLFEKFIEDKNVFRTSLVKTIDQGLQRCIMEIAFKNSC from the coding sequence atggattttcagtttaattttgCTGTTGATGAAAATGAGAACAGCGAGGCAGATGCTCACTTcttgctgctgtgctctccAGAACAGAAGCAGGAATCTACACATAAGAGCAGGGAAAATGCTGATCTtgcagcaaagcccagcccaAAGCTGGCTGCTGCTAAGCACCAGGATGAGGCAGCTTTGAAGAAAAACCTCTGTGTTAAAGCTGCCAAGGAGCACAGCATTCCCCAAGACCTCAACAAAGTATTGGAAAATAAAGTCATGGAAACAGTATTGGGCCTGTCTCATGTAAAGCTGTCTGTGGTGGAAAGGACTTGTTCAGGTGATGCTGACAGCGAAGGCATTGTGTCCAAAAGTGTTTCTTCTCACTCTGATCTCATCCCAGGAGTCTATGAAGGAGGGCTGAAAATCTGGGAATGCACCTTTGATCTCATGGATTACTTGACTGAGGCTGAGATAGAATTTACCAACAAGACTGTACTGGATcttggctgtggggctggattGTTGGGAATTGTTGCTTTACAGGGTGAAGCTGCCAGAGTCCATTTTCAGGACTACAACAGCACAGTGATTGATGAAATAACCTTGCCTAACGTGGTGGCCAACTGTATCAGTGAAGGCAGGAGTGGGAAGGACAGAAAAGCCAGCAATCCTCCTTCAAAGAGgcccaggaaagcagagagctCACCTGATGTGCTCAGcagatgcagatttttttctggagagTGGTCTCAAGTCAGCCAGCTCCTGTCAAACAGCAAACCCTGTTTGAAGTATGATGTAATTCTCACCTCTGAGACCATCTACAACCCTGACTACTACAGTGCTTTGCATGACACACTGGCTCAGCTCCTGGATGCAAATGGCCGTGTGTATTTGGCAAGCAAAGTGCATTATTTTGGGGTTGGTGGTGGTGTCTCTCTCTTTGAGAAGTTCATTGAAGATAAAAATGTGTTTAGAACCAGTTTGGTTAAAACAATTGATCAGGGTCTGCAGAGATGCATTATGGAAATTGCCTTTAAAAATTCCTGTTAA
- the FIRRM gene encoding FIGNL1-interacting regulator of recombination and mitosis has product MYAESEDWTEHIRILRILTEMFLPHISLEDVEQSFFSKVLPKTLQFFDNLMCELCSKAKGLTSQSTELCSTVRNLLQTVVQLLETLTGCVRSLCSVQELSLRGIRSLPSSLLCVVKSTFTHCKDSESVYYGHLHLISDLLQSMFKETYSLQKQLMELVDLISIDSASTEDDITYMVSVIHTVLEICSVISNMDHALHANTWKFIIKQSLKHHSLLQCHLKHSDILSGLCKDILLSFDSCLQLAEQMKVSEVQEGTDFRLFQRTVKLCRFFANSLVHYTKEFRACLSDSCSQLHQLFLQIYSKFPPSLYAPEILEVHQDEISQVFLVALDPLITQLLPFSPFMEQVLSENLGLPPEQQLPQCLLLLTIMDKLSSQPEEVQTLWNTGKSLSLLSALFLSFQQCCGELSLPVCLPQVLSPGQPAVPISLYHYVCVHLCSFIASTLPSHFPQLEHALLEAVLGSSMITSLLAMDSWCFLARYGTAELCAHHVNVIAHLVKAWPSDCCQVPALAVLLRRMLFLMAPEHQVEFAHEFPPEEVPNLAVWQHVSLRALSPDLRAQVSSQLCSAGLQRCRQWLNSGRALGGLPPVNTALSALLAACSSADATLEAELQISVLGMLSQFWSFLQAKQVSDEPCLQKTLCLLLHLLEVFIQALDAQLMTQVFALQSSLLQLHPPDHVRLAMLDFLSSMGKVFIPQEAQRQVVPQLSCLFASLLADQSWLIHQHALEAFTRFAEETRHEDVVPWCLNSEEAKNKVVNFLAKTRQVEETREARTERLKQERITWSAQVLKVDGELESAGEPVAKRACHPPSEEQYKAAVGTMEGAVEAVKLLLQKGPPPGWLAGKLEALHAAIATLRDSMR; this is encoded by the exons ATGTATGCAGAGTCTGAGGACTGGACTGAGCATATTC GTATTTTGAGGATCCTGACTGAAATGTTTTTGCCACATATCAGCCTTGAAGATGTGGAACAAAGTTTTTTCTCAAAAGTATTACCTAAG ACTCTACAGTTCTTTGATAACTTGATGTGTGAATTATGCAGCAAGGCCAAAGGACTGACCAGCCAGAGTACAGAGTTATGCAGTACTGTGAGGAATCTGCTCCAG ACGgtggtgcagctgctggagacGCTGACGGGCTGCGTGCGCTCGCTGTGCTCGGtgcaggagctgtccctgcgCGGCATccgctccctgccctcctccctgctctgcgTGGTCAAAAGCACCTTCACTCACTGCAAG GACAGTGAATCAGTGTACTATGGACACCTGCACTTAATTTCTGACCTCCTCCAATCCATGTTCAAGGAAACTTACTCCCTTCAGAAACAGCTGATGGAACTGGTTGATCTGATTTCCATAGACTCTGCTTCCACTGAAGATGACATCACATATATGGTGTCAG TAATCCACACTGTGCTGGAGATCTGCTCTGTCATTTCCAATATGGACCATGCTCTTCATGCCAATACATGGAAGTTCATCATCAA GCAAAGCCTGAAGCATCActccctgctgcagtgccacCTGAAGCACAGTGACATCCTCAGTGGCCTGTGCAAGGacattcttctttcttttgaCTCCTGtttgcagctggctgagcaaatGAAGGTGTCAGAAGTACAG GAGGGCACTGACTTCAGGCTGTTCCAGAGGACAGTGAAACTGTGCAGGTTCTTTGCTAACTCCCTTGTACACTACACCAAG GAATTTCGTGCCTGCCTCTCTGATTCTTGTTCTCAGTTACATCAGCTCTTTCTTCAGATCTACAG CAAATTTCCTCCCAGTCTTTATGCTCCAGAGATCTTGGAAGTTCATCAAGATGAAATATCCCAGGTTTTTCTTGTGGCTCTGGACCCTCTCATcacccagctccttccctttAGTCCTTTCATGGAACAAGTGTTAAGTGAAAATTTAG GTctccctcctgagcagcagctgccccagtgtcTCCTCCTGCTTACCATAATGGACAAGCTGTCCTCTCAGCCAGAAGAAGTGCAAACTCTCTGGAACACAGGCAAAAG CCTGTCTTTGTTGTCAGCTCTCTTCCTCAGTTTCCAGCAGTGTTGTGGGGAGCTTTCTCTCCCTGTGTGTTTGCCACAGGTGCTCAGTCCAGGACAGCCAGCAGTTCCCATCAGCCTCTATCACTATGTCTGTGTCCACCTGTGCTCCTTCATTGCTTCCACACTCCCATCACACTTCCCTCAGCTG GAGCATGCCCTGCTGGAAGCTGTGCTGGGTTCCAGTATGATCACATCTCTGCTGGCAATGGACTCCTGGTGCTTCCTTGCCAG GTATGGaacagctgagctctgtgctcaccATGTTAATGTGATTGCCCACTTG GTAAAGGCTTGGCCCAGTGACTGCTGCCaggtccctgccctggctgtgctgctgaggagaaTGCTGTTCCTGATGGCTCCAGAGCATCAG GTGGAATTTGCTCATGAATTTCCTCCTGAAGAGGTGCCCAACTTGGCTGTGTGGCAGCACGTGTCCCtcagagccctgagccctgacCTCAGGGCACAAGTGTCGTCTCAGCTGTGCTCGGCAGGGCTCCAGCGGTGCCGGCAGTGGCTGAACAGCGGCCGAGCCTTGGGAGGGCTCCCTCCTGTG aaCACTGCCCTTtctgccctgctggctgcctgcagtTCTGCTGATGCCACTCTGGAGGCAGAACTTCAGATATCTGTCCTGGGAATGCTCAGTCAGTTCTggtcttttctccaggctaagcaG GTCTCAGATGAGCCATGTCTCCAGAAGACACTGTGTTTATTGCTTCATCTTTTGGAGGTTTTCATCCAAGCATTAGATGCTCAACTGATGAcccag GTGTTTGCACTGCAgtcatccctgctccagctgcatccCCCAGATCATGTCCGTCTGGCCATGCTGGATTTTCTCTCCTCCATGGGAAAGGTGTTTATTCCACAAGAAGCACAG AGGCAGGTTGTGCCCCAGCTGTCCTGTCTGTttgcctctctgctggctgaCCAGAGCTGGCTGATTCACCAGCACGCACTGGAGGCATTCACACGGTTTGCAGAG GAAACAAGACATGAAGATGTTGTTCCTTGGTGCCTTAATTCTGAAGAAGCCAAGAACAAAGTTGTTAATTTTCTGGCTAAG ACAAGGCAGGTGGAGGAGACAAGAGAAGCACGAACAGAACGCCTGAAGCAAGAAAGGATTACCTGGAGCGCACAGGTTTTGAAAGTGGATGGAGAATTGGAGTCAGCAGGAGAG CCTGTGGCCAAGAGAGCCTGTCACCCACCCTCTGAGGAGCAGTACAAGGCAGCAGTAGGCACCATGGAGGGAGCAGTGGAGGCTgtgaagctgctgctccagaaaggGCCCCCCCCAGGCTGGcttgcagggaagctggaggCTCTGCACGCAGCCATTGCCACCCTCAGGGACAGCATGCGGTAG